tatctacaatatatttttaagctggttattttaatttttctataatttggttattaatacattaattacataatgaaaataacaCCAAACATGGTGAGTCCGTTCATCTCCTCGTAAAGTACACAACATTTTAATTAGCAATTGAATAGGGATAATTGTGGAAGTTTAAACTTTTCAAAAACTCATAAAACTGatctttttaacaaattattcgTTAATCTTTGGATATTCCTGTCCATAAGTCATACGCCAGCAAAGTATGGAAGGAATGCTAAATGGCTGTTTGCTTAGGGGAGAGCCATAAAATATAAGACACTGCCTTAAACAAATAGACCGCTACATACACTGCCCAGGTCATAattttaaagctattttatttgttctaatattaattatctttGTTTCACTGAATGCGCTGGTTGAACCATACAATAGAGCAAAAACCTGtgttatctacataatatatacaattatttatagaatCCGTTTATCGATTTAATAAGTTTCTTTAGGTACTGGATCTCATTCTTAGGTCGGGCATAAAAAAATGACTTCGACGcagaaaatacaataaaacactCTTCAATTGATTAGGATTAGAAGTTATGCAATAaacaatagatattttaaatatttacctgaGCTTACCCTCGAGTTCTTCAATTTTATTCATCATCTTCATCATTCCCTCTTTAAGCATCTCGTTCTCTTGGGCGAGTCTTTCTTGTTTGAGATCCACTTGTTCAAGAAACTTCTTGAGTTCCTTCAATTCCTCAGCAGGTGCGTCAATTGTTTCCTTATTAAGTATTGGCTCCCTTAGCATGTCAGAATACAGTCCTGTGAGAGACTGGTAtccctataaaaatataaataaatttattattaattcacgGCCAATTGAATTTTTTCCCGCGTCAAATAGCTTTTCTAAAATAGGTAATGTTCGAAGGCATGGCCTATCTGagcaccaaatttcatctaaaaccGTTaacacttctaacaaacatcaaaaagtGTTTTGcaatcttttgcatttataataaacactCAACAGGCATTATTATCTACCTGCCCTTAACCCGCTCCAATATGTAGTGAGCTAAATACGCATTTTTGTTTGCGTTCTTTTATGTATATTGGAGAATTCACCATAATACTTGCAAGCTGCTGCCCGTCAAAAGGTAAATGATGGGGGTCCAGAGATACACTCCCAGGTatctaaatcatttttaaaaaactcGTATTGTCTGAACAGGATTAATCGAATCTAGAACCTCTCAGTTCATAACATACATTGTAACTAGACCTAGAAAAAGCTagatattaatgtcaatattttagCCATAATCACTatcgaatttatttttgtagtagaAGGCATGATCCAAAACAGATCGTATTAACATCACATATCGACTGATCTCAAAATGACGATAAATTGAAGGACGCGTTGATCGGGGAGATACCCAAAATCTATTGCAGAGACTTAAACAAatctaaaatgtaaatttttatctcTTTATCAGATATGTTTTATCTACAGACGTATGCTGTACGGCAGAGAGGGATTTAGACGCCGCGCCGTGACTGCCAAGTTGCCACACACCCCCAGCGCAGCGCGAACCATAAAGTGAGAAAGGtgttaaaacagaaaataacaAACCGCAATACCAGTGATCTACTCGCTAACCTTAATACCGGTTGTTAAGTAATTAAGCACATATTGCACATCTTTACAAAATCTCTAAATCCGACTCTGTCTAGTGTTTGTGAAGTCGCACGTCAAGATTAATCTCGGTTCGTTTACTTTTAGTAaggaagatttttatattataactatcaTGAACATATGataaatgttacataatatgCCAGTAGGCtacatatttattagtatttgctttaatggttaataatgAAACGCTTTATATTATCATAACGTAAACATATAGCACATGTTAATCTGgtcgttattatattttatgtataagatCTTGACTGACAAGATTACTTTTTTCTGTTTGTATTGGTTGCAGTATTTCACCCTAAGCCCGGTATACTGAGAGTTACTGAGCGGCTTCCTGCAAGGTAGTAATAGCATATTCTATGCATATTGTAAAAGAGGAGATCAACTAGAATTCCGAGAAACATTGCCCAAACAACCTATAgcctttatattatttaacaatatctcagaattaaaaaattacactcGTTATGATTTGAATTTTTGCGTCACACCGTTAGGTCaatagcataataataattataatttaacagcaAGAGGTACGACAAATCGAATTGCAACATCATTGAGTTATATAATTGACCGTAAACGGCTTATAAACTAAGATTCAAcagataaatcatattttggtaaccaaatttttttttaaatatttacctttttgCCAATCCACGTACAAAGGTCTACGATCTTCCATGCTTTCGGCTTTGAGTTTCGCCGGTGGTTCCGCTCCCTCCGTGGTGTTCCACCTGACAACGTGAACCATTCCATATCAGTCAGCACACCTGTGTCTATCGCACATTCAATTTCCACCTCGACTTTAACACTGTTTTCTTTAGGTGCTCCCATTTCAAAATGTGTGGAGCATCGATAAAGATCGTCATTTAAAAACAGAGGCAGTTACAAACTTCGTGAATCATATAACAAGACTGAACGCGACACAACGTGAAATAAGAAATGAGCTCTTAATTCTTATTTGAGGTCTCGACCGTTAGCACTACAAACTTGAATTGTGCCCGCGCACTGATGATGTCATTCAACAATATTAACCGGTGACGGACACGAATTGAGgcgaaatgtttataaataagcgGCAAAAAGTTATCACTTATGATAACGTGCTATTATGTTGTAACATCTAACCTTCATTATACAGTAGCACGGCAGAGATTGTGAGAGATTCAGAGTATAACTCaaagtaaacaatattaaaaaaactaatatatgtAATGCAGTACTTGTGTAGAAATTGAGATATCATAAGCATAGATAGGTATATATACCTATCTAGGTAGATGtagtataaaaattaagaaacaatattttcagtAGATAATTAGTAGACATAGGATTtctacttattacttatttattacataattatatactttCAAAAGAGTTTTACCTGGAGTGCTATTTTCAGAATAGTTACGTTTTGCGCTGGTAATGGCTTTCTTTGACCGTTGAAGGACATCTCTGAACAAATTAGTCTCAGATTTCAATCGTCTTTTTCGCACTTTGTAAGAGTGATTACTAGTAATGGATTTGAACGAAACGTCTGAATTGCTCGACAATTGACACGACGAGGCAGATTGTCCCAGTGAAACTTTTGCATCAAACAAGTCGGAAGTGCTTGAAGAACAAGAGTCCATACATTTAGTCTTCTTCCAAGGCCTAATAGCCTTATCGTCACCATCGCTAGAATCGCATCTATAACGTTTACTCGGTAAAGATTGTTCAGAGTTGTCATTTGATGTAGAGTCATGTATGCTAAAATCTTTACTAAATGACAGACTCACGTCTACGATACTGCAATTTATAGGTAAAGTAACAAATGGTGCAGTTTGCGTGGAACTATCTACAGAATtcccaatatttaaatttggttCGTCATTTACCATAATGCTCACAAAAGGAGGTGTCTTATTATAATCTTTCATACAATCATGAAATGAAACATAACAAGTTTTTTCCCATGATGTATTAATTGTATCTTGTTTTGATTCTCTGCGTATTACTtctatcgaattattattaaaattttcaatttcttcAGACGTATCACTGACAGccacaataattttttttttttcatttgtagACATTGTGTCACTTATTTTTGATAACAagaaaatgtaagtatttatgcACCTTGCACTAAATAGACATTATAATACTACAAATAACAATGCAGTaaacaattgttataaaacaaatttcacaATGTATCACGTAagtagatacaaaaaaaaatatgtagattgtcagttattacttttaaaagcaACGGTATGTCTAACTACCCGCCATTACTCATAAGATATTGTATACTAGATAATAGGACTATAACTATCAATAATGAATCGACTCTAAGACATAATGTACAATATGCTGTTATGAATATAAaccaaaatcaaaattattgcataaaataaagtGTATCACTCGTTTATATCTATCACCCATTTTCACTATAACGATGTATtactaaatatgaaattattcgATTGAAAAATGTCTCGATTCATCCCTATTTAAAAGATAGTAAGATATTTCGGATGTGAATTGCAATGCTGCCAACTTAGTGAATTTACCACAAAACTGGTTTAGACCCGTAGTGgtaaaatattggttttagtGGCTGTTGGTTTTTGTCAGCGGATTAGTTTTAAAACAGTTAGTGTGAGAACGTAAATTCcgctaaaatattatacacactTTGTCACCTTTTATTGTTAGCTAAAAAATGTTTCGTGAAGGCTGAAGtcgctaaaaatattaaacgaataaataatattgatgcCACCTAATAAAACGGTGTCTAATGTCCATTCAGTGGGGTTCGACAAAAAAGAGTTACAACATTGGTATCAATAGGTATATTATGCTAAATGTCAATTGACATTTGTGAATtgtcaaatatttcataaaattatctaaacgtttgttatttgtataaaaatttatttgttgtttatatgaataaataattattgtttaaactgTAAACATGCGCCAtccatatagaaaaaaaattatatattgtggcttagttataataattctcataatatttttacatccaGACATGAATGGACATGGGACATACGACTTTATTGCAAAAGAAGATATTTTACGTAATCTTCACGCCGAGACTGCAGTAAATTTTACAAGCTCTGCGGTGATTGATTGtgaatattatgatatactATCGGATGACACAACGCTATCGCAGAGTCTAGTTGACGGAGATTTAGTCGAGGGTCATGGTATACGTGAAGGGGGCGAATACGCGCCGCAGGAATGCAAGCCGAAGTATAGCACAGCTATCATCGTGccttataggtatataataaaaaaacatgggaaaatataaagataacatAACAATCTCATTTATAATGGATTAAtaattctgtatttattttcaaatttcttCTAATAAtgtgtagtttttattatataaaataataattttttagagATCGAGCAGAGCAATTACGAGGGTTCTTAGTGTATATGCATACTTTCTTCCGGCGACAAAGAATACATTACCGAATATTTGTAGTGGAGCAAGTGGACTCACGTCTGTTCAACAGAGCTAAGTTGATGAACATAGGAGCTGTGGCTGCAATGAAAGCTGGCTTTCCATGTCTAGTACTACATGATGTTGATCTTCTGCCATTACGTCCTGCCAATATATATGCTTGCAGTAAATGTCCAAGACATATGTCTTCAAGCATCAATAAATTTAGGTGCACAACAGTTGATGTAACATAGATTTTTAGTTGCACTTGAAAACACTTCATTTTGCCAAGGAGCAACAGTTGCATTTTGTATGCTTGTagctagttttttttagttacatttGGCATATTTTGGAGCTATACCaggtgtttatttttgttttatttacagctttttattaataatgcttCTCATCAACTTAAATATAACagatgattataaaaaaaatatatacattttcagaTTTGTCCTGCCTTATTTAACACTATTTGGTGGTGCTATAGCAATAATTTCCAAacaatataaagatataaatggAATGAGCAATGAATATTTTGGGTGGGGAGGTGAAGATGATGATTTATATTCTCGTCTTGAAGCTAGTAATTTGAAAGTGTGCCGGTTTGAGCCTGAAACCAGCAGGTATCACATGGTCCCTCACAGATCAACACAGAAAGGGTATGTGTACATAGtatttatgtgtaaaaatatatatgctatTGTGTCCTTGTATTCACTTCCATCCATATTGCCGTCACAGCCAATGCATTGGCTTCAAAAAGTACGTAAATCTAAAATTTTGATCCAAATTGCATATTAGCAGTTCACAAACGCCTAAGTCATTGCCTCACCTAGCACTGGATCTTGGGATTTGATTGGAATGGTGTCACCTCGTTCCAATAATAATGCTCTTTCTTCTCCCTTTACATCTTTCTGGAGGCCCACATGGCACCTccagaataattatatttttttagaaagtatattttttcactCATgatatattgcatttttagtgAAGCAAAGAAGAAGCTGTTAAGTTCAGCTAAGAAACGTATGTTGGAAGACGGTTTAAGTTCCTTGCAATATGTAGAGGTAGCAACAGTACTCCATCCACTATTTACTCATATCATGGTTGACTTGTAGCATATCTTGTCATTTATAGAAGAAAAAACCTATGTATACTTGTATAAGATTAAATTTTGTGCTAGAAATTAGTTGGATGTACCTGACACTTACCTCGTTGATATATTAGGAGCCATGTTAATTGATGAATAGTGTTTGTCATACTTTTGCAAAAAGTATGAAAATTAATCTTGATGAAAAGCAATAATTCGTAACAATGCAATTGTGATATGCTTGATAAAATATCTGTCCATTAACATAGAAATTAAGATACAAGTACACTATACAGCTAATTCTTATGAAACAGTAACAGTGACATCACAATGCTTAAAATTCCGCCAAATCACTGAATACTGACATTTTGTCGTTGCAAAATGGTAATAGTCAACTGTTAACTTTTACTGATAATATTCTAAAGTTGTGTACTTTTGCAATATGACAAAGCTTTATTAGATTTGTAGGAAACATTGTTAAAGTAAGAAAGATCATAGTTGCATCTTAGATCTCATCAAAAGACtttgataaaacaataagtTAATATAATTGTCATCTAAGGAATATTTTACagattagtataatatataaaatattttactgttttatttagcCCGTTGGCGGTTATTGATTTTCATGTTTGATGTTGTAAAACCATTTTagacttattaataattattaagttacaaAATCATCTTGTTGAACATATCATATGTTAGTgacgtttataattaaatatttagtcgTATTTCTTTCATGgctgtttaaattttacatagcaAATTTATTCATGGCTTTGAAATTAAAGGTTTTTGGAATATCAATTTGAGCAGAAACCATAcggaaatgtttttatttttctttttcttttttagctAGTAAATATTATCTCTGTTAATGAGCCTatgcacattattttaatattttggaattgttaattgttattcaGATTTGTATAACTGTCATGT
The nucleotide sequence above comes from Manduca sexta isolate Smith_Timp_Sample1 chromosome 11, JHU_Msex_v1.0, whole genome shotgun sequence. Encoded proteins:
- the LOC115452343 gene encoding beta-1,4-galactosyltransferase 2-like isoform X3; its protein translation is MNGHGTYDFIAKEDILRNLHAETAVNFTSSAVIDCEYYDILSDDTTLSQSLVDGDLVEGHGIREGGEYAPQECKPKYSTAIIVPYRDRAEQLRGFLVYMHTFFRRQRIHYRIFVVEQVDSRLFNRAKLMNIGAVAAMKAGFPCLVLHDVDLLPLRPANIYACSKCPRHMSSSINKFRFVLPYLTLFGGAIAIISKQYKDINGMSNEYFGWGGEDDDLYSRLEASNLKVCRFEPETSRYHMVPHRSTQKGYVYIVFMCKNIYAIVSLYSLPSILPSQPMHWLQKVRKSKILIQIAY
- the LOC115452343 gene encoding beta-1,4-N-acetylgalactosaminyltransferase bre-4-like isoform X2: MRHPYRKKIIYCGLVIIILIIFLHPDMNGHGTYDFIAKEDILRNLHAETAVNFTSSAVIDCEYYDILSDDTTLSQSLVDGDLVEGHGIREGGEYAPQECKPKYSTAIIVPYRDRAEQLRGFLVYMHTFFRRQRIHYRIFVVEQVDSRLFNRAKLMNIGAVAAMKAGFPCLVLHDVDLLPLRPANIYACSKCPRHMSSSINKFRFVLPYLTLFGGAIAIISKQYKDINGMSNEYFGWGGEDDDLYSRLEASNLKVCRFEPETSRYHMVPHRSTQKGEAKKKLLSSAKKRMLEDGLSSLQYVEVATVLHPLFTHIMVDL
- the LOC115452343 gene encoding beta-1,4-galactosyltransferase 2-like isoform X1; amino-acid sequence: MRHPYRKKIIYCGLVIIILIIFLHPDMNGHGTYDFIAKEDILRNLHAETAVNFTSSAVIDCEYYDILSDDTTLSQSLVDGDLVEGHGIREGGEYAPQECKPKYSTAIIVPYRDRAEQLRGFLVYMHTFFRRQRIHYRIFVVEQVDSRLFNRAKLMNIGAVAAMKAGFPCLVLHDVDLLPLRPANIYACSKCPRHMSSSINKFRFVLPYLTLFGGAIAIISKQYKDINGMSNEYFGWGGEDDDLYSRLEASNLKVCRFEPETSRYHMVPHRSTQKGYVYIVFMCKNIYAIVSLYSLPSILPSQPMHWLQKVRKSKILIQIAY
- the LOC115452345 gene encoding uncharacterized protein LOC115452345, giving the protein MSTNEKKKIIVAVSDTSEEIENFNNNSIEVIRRESKQDTINTSWEKTCYVSFHDCMKDYNKTPPFVSIMVNDEPNLNIGNSVDSSTQTAPFVTLPINCSIVDVSLSFSKDFSIHDSTSNDNSEQSLPSKRYRCDSSDGDDKAIRPWKKTKCMDSCSSSTSDLFDAKVSLGQSASSCQLSSNSDVSFKSITSNHSYKVRKRRLKSETNLFRDVLQRSKKAITSAKRGTPRRERNHRRNSKPKAWKIVDLCTWIGKKGYQSLTGLYSDMLREPILNKETIDAPAEELKELKKFLEQVDLKQERLAQENEMLKEGMMKMMNKIEELEGKLRRPPPPPPPPPPPPPPPPPPPPPPPPPQPSKLPVRSNTIPRCGSAPPRIAGPRLTITPQDIANVKLRKAKDNPVKAKPKETQQPLVTQQMLQSTRAKLGRARPVAASTPKQQLSELEKCLLQETSVTSLYRRRVARGTFRSAEELRARPYPAARCPRSPREPRSPRSNSLPRVAAISPLKFPNPLPQ